In the Caenorhabditis elegans chromosome X genome, one interval contains:
- the bet-2 gene encoding Bromo domain-containing protein (Confirmed by transcript evidence), whose amino-acid sequence MSDYSAKPSGSLARIGDYDLSSDDSDQNDEDETLIASKTIQTGAVQVNDIAVAEASPAETDAKSSASPVSGPEPPTSAVVENRDLDEFKKESGSNDDKQEEINEDKDSNEETVFQQTESGSADVVDKTDVKQKDSDSSADDDHSHSKSGSVHSPQKPQGSTTPCSVQSPASPVGDEQAVKMEEVEEPIVASEEVPDKKPESVKESTDSESSGSEHGFEKMDTAEKVEDECNDDEVAASNGTEEPEPGDKAADTVNPWETPRQEPVDGVVQPRTEPPAGKPTRHTNCLDFVLFTVVKDALKHKHSWPFQLPVDAIKLEIPEYHNIVNTPMDLRTIEKRLRNLYYWCAEDAIKDINQVFINCYSFNPPEYDVYKMAKTLEKQVLSQLTQLPRSEKPADLADHHRRGMFSASTPSGKTKGPKQRGRKSTRGRKKTSLPRGASTFKDESVDDNNDDESSKVDSINFDDDDDTATEKDAESRAESVQPEVVNEEPKPSTSQPPSKKRKAENGEPAVAVKIATPATPVAAHPQEETPRRKNPNTLIEWKHLVPRWQGKIPEWQKFCSKLLNEIHSVKNKGFAQVFYLPVDPIKLKIYDYLEVITNPMDLQTIKKKLDFKQYAEPEEFVHDINLMVDNCCKYNPKGSPAHSNALELRSFFEQRWKLFPRPGVDPIIADSYINQNLVVNTDLIEDERINSYLSAVKAEEKKCAEKLEQLRSMSEGLYTIAMQRREAKLAGNTAPALAQNQLSQLEGLGISIKSTPMMIPELISPALSVRSSSRAPVPKIIDDIGPSPIKARKISKPRASMASNVSVPYTPTGNPRGRKPKKSGRPKKNIYSPATVSERISQQPPFEVTPYVSIYGRKVVGTNDKIELSERMASIPQMYITPILRIIQIGHHNTGKTITSLRSLCEEEIDFNDVSDDLVIELLDYLEMIQKDKAKAEQVRQELEVKAKFYGFEAYDNKLGTIPKTRNMPPPLQHRMRSDSPSPSASRTGNQSSDSDSASDDSSDDEPSRSNSNVAGPRRALELSGNSSSASTPAGPSKAQPAVVRPSSKSVASKPAYTKRTLSESSSSSDSNGSSSDSSDSDSEPKPQAKKPEPPQKKVAKKPAPQQKKKAPLSILDELLPDTPEKKPVMASVPTTSGSARQLPPDSYQKPSQISEAELKAQKEQEHNAALQRREEARRLRALEDQQQVLNQHEVMHEFESQYGDFSY is encoded by the exons atgtcaGACTACAGTGCAAAGCCGTCGGGCAGTTTGGCGCGCATTGGGGACTACGACCTTAGCTCAGATGATTCCGATCAGAATGACGAGGACGAAACTCTGATAGCttcaaaaacaatacaaaCGGGCGCTGTTCAGGTGAACGATATTGCTGTTGCCGAGGCATCTCCAGCAGAAACTGATGCAAAGTCGAGTGCAAGTCCGGTTTCGGGTCCGGAGCCACCAACATCAGCAGTCGTTGAAAACAGAGATCTtgatgaatttaaaaaagaatcgGGTAGCAACGATGACAAGCAAGAGGAAATTAATGAGGACAAGGATTCCAATGAAGAAACAGTTTTCCAACAAACAGAAAGTGGATCTGCAGACGTTGTTGATAAAACAGACGTGAAGCAAAAAGACTCTGATTCCTCTGCAGATGATGATCACTCTCATAGCAAAAGCGGCAGTGTTCACAGTCCACAGAAACCACAAGGTTCCACCACGCCGTGCAGTGTTCAGAGCCCAGCTAGTCCAGTAGGCGATGAGCAAGCTGTTAAGATGGAAGAGGTCGAAGAGCCAATTGTCGCATCAGAAGAAGTTCCTGACAAGAAACCAGAATCCGTCAAAGAATCCACAGATTCAGAGTCAAGTGGAAGTGAGCAtggttttgagaaaatggaTACTGCTGAAAAGGTAGAAGATGAATGTAACGACGATGAAGTGGCAGCTTCCAATGGCACAGAAGAACCGGAACCAGGCGACAAAGCTGCAGATACTGTGAATCCGTGGGAAACGCCTAGACAG GAACCTGTCGATGGTGTCGTCCAACCACGCACTGAACCACCTGCGGGTAAACCAACTCGTCACACCAACTGCCTTGATTTTGTGCTTTTCACCGTTGTGAAAGATGCTTTGAAGCACAAGCACTCGTGGCCTTTTCAGTTGCCGGTTGATGCTatcaaattggaaattccTGAATATCACAATATTGTCAACACTCCCATGGACCTGCGAACCATCGAGAAACGGCTccgtaatttatattattgGTGTGCTGAGGATGCAATAAAA GACATCAACCAAGTGTTCATCAATTGTTACTCGTTCAATCCACCAGAATATGACGTTTACAAAATGGCCAAAACTCTGGAGAAGCAAGTGTTAAGCCAGTTAACGCAGCTCCCGCGATCT gaaaaaccGGCTGATCTCGCTGATCATCATCGTCGGGGAATGTTTTCTGCATCGACACCTAGTGGCAAGACAAAGGGACCAAAGCAGCGTGGAAGAAAAAGCACCCGTGGCCGGAAGAAGACCTCACTTCCTCGTGGAGCCTCTACTTTCAAGGATGAGTCCGTGGACGATAATAATGACGATGAGTCATCCAAAGTGGATTCTATCAATTTTGACGACGACGATGATACTGCCACTGAAAAAGATGCCGAGAGTCGTGCAGAATCTGTTCAACCAGAGGTCGTTAATGAAGAGCCAAAGCCTTCCACTTCTCAACCACCATCAAAAAAGCGCAAAGCTGAAAATGGTGAACCAGCAGTTGCTGTGAAAATTGCTACTCCAGCGACCCCAGTGGCTGCACATCCTCAAGAAGAAACACCTCGACGCAAAAATCCGAACACTTTGATTGAATGGAAACATCTTGTTCCTCGCTGGCAAGGTAAAATTCCTGAATGGCAAAAGTTTTGCTCAAAGCTTCTAAACGAAATTCACAGTGTTAAAAACAAAGGTTTTGCTCAAGTTTTCTACTTGCCTGTTGACCCCATCAAGCTGAAAATCTACGATTACTTGGAAGTCATCACTAACCCAATGGACTTGCaaacaattaaaaagaaaCTTGATTTTAAGCAATATGCTGAGCCAGAAGAATTTGTTCATGACATCAACCTA aTGGTTGACAATTGTTGCAAATACAACCCAAAAGGCTCACCAGCTCATTCCAACGCTTTGGAACTCAGGTCCTTTTTTGAACAACGATGGAAGTTGTTTCCTCGTCCAGGTGTCGATCCAATCATTGCCGACTCGTACATCAATCAAAATCTAGTCGTAAACACTGATCTTATTGAGGACGAGCGTATCAACAGTTATTTGAGTGCCGTCAAAGCTGAGGAGAAAAAGTGTGCTGAAAAGTTGGAACAACTTCGTAGCATGAGTGAAGGTCTTTACACCATTGCCATGCAGCGTCGTGAAGCCAAATTAGCTGGAAATACAGCTCCGGCTCTAGCTCAAAATCAGTTATCACAATTGGAAGGTCTTGGAATCAGCATCAAGTCGACACCAATGATGATTCCTGAGCTGATTTCACCAGCTCTGTCTGTGCGATCTTCTAGTCGAGCTCCTGTTCCCAAGATCATTGATGACATCGGACCATCGCCAATCAAAGCAAGAAAAAT ATCGAAACCTCGTGCTTCTATGGCTTCGAACGTATCTGTGCCCTACACTCCTACAGGTAACCCTCGCGGAAGGAAACCAAAGAAGTCGGGTCGTCCAAAGAAGAATATTTACTCGCCGGCGACTGTTTCAGAAAGAATATCACAACAACCGCCGTTTGAGGTCACTCCTTATGTGTCTATTTACGGAAGAAAGGTAGTCGGTACTAACGACAAGATAGAGCTCTCTGAGCGAATGGCTTCTATTCCACAAATGTACATTACTCCGATCTTGCGCATTATTCAAATTGGACACCACAACACTGGAAAAACCATTACGTCCCTTCGTTCCCTTTGTGAGGAGGAAATTGACTTTAACGACGTTTCTGACGACTTAGTCATCGAGCTGTTGGATTATCTTGAGATGATTCAAAAGGACAAAGCGAAGGCTGAGCAAGTTAGACAGGAGCTTGAAGTAAAAGCAAAGTTCTATGGTTTTGAAGCATACG ACAATAAACTTGGAACAATCCCCAAAACTCGGAACATGCCGCCTCCATTACAACATCGTATGCGCTCCGACTCGCCATCTCCATCGGCTTCGCGTACCGGCAACCAATCATCTGATTCGGATTCTGCATCGGATGATTCATCGGATGATGAGCCAAGCCGTAGCAACAGTAATGTAGCTGGTCCTCGCCGTGCCCTCGAGTTGAGTGGAAACTCATCCAGTGCGTCTACTCCAGCAGGGCCCAGCAAAGCTCAGCCTGCAGTTGTCCGTCCGTCGTCAAAATCGGTGGCTTCAAAGCCGGCATACACAAAGCGGACGTTGTCAGAAAGCTCGAGTTCGTCGGACAGCAACGGTTCATCGTCGGACTCGTCTGATTCGGATTCTGAGCCAA aaccacAGGCCAAGAAACCTGAGCCGCCACAAaagaaagttgcaaaaaaaccaGCTCcacagcaaaaaaagaaagcccCACTTTCAATTTTGGATGAACTTCTTCCGGACACACCCGAGAAAAAACCAGTGATGGCCTCTGTCCCAACTACTAGTGGATCTGCACGGCAACTTCCACCAGACTCATATCAAAAGCCATCTCAAATTTCGGAAGCCGAGTTGAAAGCTCAAAAGGAACAGGAGCACAATGCTGCTTTGCAACGAAGGGAAGAG GCTCGTCGTCTCCGAGCTCTTGAAGACCAACAGCAAGTCTTGAATCAACACGAAGTTATGCATGAATTCGAAAGTCAGTACGgcgatttttcatattaa
- the bet-2 gene encoding Bromo domain-containing protein (Confirmed by transcript evidence) produces MSDYSAKPSGSLARIGDYDLSSDDSDQNDEDETLIASKTIQTGAVQVNDIAVAEASPAETDAKSSASPVSGPEPPTSAVVENRDLDEFKKESGSNDDKQEEINEDKDSNEETVFQQTESGSADVVDKTDVKQKDSDSSADDDHSHSKSGSVHSPQKPQGSTTPCSVQSPASPVGDEQAVKMEEVEEPIVASEEVPDKKPESVKESTDSESSGSEHGFEKMDTAEKVEDECNDDEVAASNGTEEPEPGDKAADTVNPWETPRQEPVDGVVQPRTEPPAGKPTRHTNCLDFVLFTVVKDALKHKHSWPFQLPVDAIKLEIPEYHNIVNTPMDLRTIEKRLRNLYYWCAEDAIKDLNTLFDNCKKFNDRNDDIYIMCENIEGVVQRGLEWMPSEEKPADLADHHRRGMFSASTPSGKTKGPKQRGRKSTRGRKKTSLPRGASTFKDESVDDNNDDESSKVDSINFDDDDDTATEKDAESRAESVQPEVVNEEPKPSTSQPPSKKRKAENGEPAVAVKIATPATPVAAHPQEETPRRKNPNTLIEWKHLVPRWQGKIPEWQKFCSKLLNEIHSVKNKGFAQVFYLPVDPIKLKIYDYLEVITNPMDLQTIKKKLDFKQYAEPEEFVHDINLMVDNCCKYNPKGSPAHSNALELRSFFEQRWKLFPRPGVDPIIADSYINQNLVVNTDLIEDERINSYLSAVKAEEKKCAEKLEQLRSMSEGLYTIAMQRREAKLAGNTAPALAQNQLSQLEGLGISIKSTPMMIPELISPALSVRSSSRAPVPKIIDDIGPSPIKARKISKPRASMASNVSVPYTPTGNPRGRKPKKSGRPKKNIYSPATVSERISQQPPFEVTPYVSIYGRKVVGTNDKIELSERMASIPQMYITPILRIIQIGHHNTGKTITSLRSLCEEEIDFNDVSDDLVIELLDYLEMIQKDKAKAEQVRQELEVKAKFYGFEAYDNKLGTIPKTRNMPPPLQHRMRSDSPSPSASRTGNQSSDSDSASDDSSDDEPSRSNSNVAGPRRALELSGNSSSASTPAGPSKAQPAVVRPSSKSVASKPAYTKRTLSESSSSSDSNGSSSDSSDSDSEPKPQAKKPEPPQKKVAKKPAPQQKKKAPLSILDELLPDTPEKKPVMASVPTTSGSARQLPPDSYQKPSQISEAELKAQKEQEHNAALQRREEARRLRALEDQQQVLNQHEVMHEFESQYGDFSY; encoded by the exons atgtcaGACTACAGTGCAAAGCCGTCGGGCAGTTTGGCGCGCATTGGGGACTACGACCTTAGCTCAGATGATTCCGATCAGAATGACGAGGACGAAACTCTGATAGCttcaaaaacaatacaaaCGGGCGCTGTTCAGGTGAACGATATTGCTGTTGCCGAGGCATCTCCAGCAGAAACTGATGCAAAGTCGAGTGCAAGTCCGGTTTCGGGTCCGGAGCCACCAACATCAGCAGTCGTTGAAAACAGAGATCTtgatgaatttaaaaaagaatcgGGTAGCAACGATGACAAGCAAGAGGAAATTAATGAGGACAAGGATTCCAATGAAGAAACAGTTTTCCAACAAACAGAAAGTGGATCTGCAGACGTTGTTGATAAAACAGACGTGAAGCAAAAAGACTCTGATTCCTCTGCAGATGATGATCACTCTCATAGCAAAAGCGGCAGTGTTCACAGTCCACAGAAACCACAAGGTTCCACCACGCCGTGCAGTGTTCAGAGCCCAGCTAGTCCAGTAGGCGATGAGCAAGCTGTTAAGATGGAAGAGGTCGAAGAGCCAATTGTCGCATCAGAAGAAGTTCCTGACAAGAAACCAGAATCCGTCAAAGAATCCACAGATTCAGAGTCAAGTGGAAGTGAGCAtggttttgagaaaatggaTACTGCTGAAAAGGTAGAAGATGAATGTAACGACGATGAAGTGGCAGCTTCCAATGGCACAGAAGAACCGGAACCAGGCGACAAAGCTGCAGATACTGTGAATCCGTGGGAAACGCCTAGACAG GAACCTGTCGATGGTGTCGTCCAACCACGCACTGAACCACCTGCGGGTAAACCAACTCGTCACACCAACTGCCTTGATTTTGTGCTTTTCACCGTTGTGAAAGATGCTTTGAAGCACAAGCACTCGTGGCCTTTTCAGTTGCCGGTTGATGCTatcaaattggaaattccTGAATATCACAATATTGTCAACACTCCCATGGACCTGCGAACCATCGAGAAACGGCTccgtaatttatattattgGTGTGCTGAGGATGCAATAAAA GATCTGAATACATTGTTTGATAACTGCAAAAAGTTCAACGACCGCAACGACGACATTTATATTATGTGCGAGAACATCGAGGGTGTCGTTCAGAGAGGGTTGGAGTGGATGCCATCGGAG gaaaaaccGGCTGATCTCGCTGATCATCATCGTCGGGGAATGTTTTCTGCATCGACACCTAGTGGCAAGACAAAGGGACCAAAGCAGCGTGGAAGAAAAAGCACCCGTGGCCGGAAGAAGACCTCACTTCCTCGTGGAGCCTCTACTTTCAAGGATGAGTCCGTGGACGATAATAATGACGATGAGTCATCCAAAGTGGATTCTATCAATTTTGACGACGACGATGATACTGCCACTGAAAAAGATGCCGAGAGTCGTGCAGAATCTGTTCAACCAGAGGTCGTTAATGAAGAGCCAAAGCCTTCCACTTCTCAACCACCATCAAAAAAGCGCAAAGCTGAAAATGGTGAACCAGCAGTTGCTGTGAAAATTGCTACTCCAGCGACCCCAGTGGCTGCACATCCTCAAGAAGAAACACCTCGACGCAAAAATCCGAACACTTTGATTGAATGGAAACATCTTGTTCCTCGCTGGCAAGGTAAAATTCCTGAATGGCAAAAGTTTTGCTCAAAGCTTCTAAACGAAATTCACAGTGTTAAAAACAAAGGTTTTGCTCAAGTTTTCTACTTGCCTGTTGACCCCATCAAGCTGAAAATCTACGATTACTTGGAAGTCATCACTAACCCAATGGACTTGCaaacaattaaaaagaaaCTTGATTTTAAGCAATATGCTGAGCCAGAAGAATTTGTTCATGACATCAACCTA aTGGTTGACAATTGTTGCAAATACAACCCAAAAGGCTCACCAGCTCATTCCAACGCTTTGGAACTCAGGTCCTTTTTTGAACAACGATGGAAGTTGTTTCCTCGTCCAGGTGTCGATCCAATCATTGCCGACTCGTACATCAATCAAAATCTAGTCGTAAACACTGATCTTATTGAGGACGAGCGTATCAACAGTTATTTGAGTGCCGTCAAAGCTGAGGAGAAAAAGTGTGCTGAAAAGTTGGAACAACTTCGTAGCATGAGTGAAGGTCTTTACACCATTGCCATGCAGCGTCGTGAAGCCAAATTAGCTGGAAATACAGCTCCGGCTCTAGCTCAAAATCAGTTATCACAATTGGAAGGTCTTGGAATCAGCATCAAGTCGACACCAATGATGATTCCTGAGCTGATTTCACCAGCTCTGTCTGTGCGATCTTCTAGTCGAGCTCCTGTTCCCAAGATCATTGATGACATCGGACCATCGCCAATCAAAGCAAGAAAAAT ATCGAAACCTCGTGCTTCTATGGCTTCGAACGTATCTGTGCCCTACACTCCTACAGGTAACCCTCGCGGAAGGAAACCAAAGAAGTCGGGTCGTCCAAAGAAGAATATTTACTCGCCGGCGACTGTTTCAGAAAGAATATCACAACAACCGCCGTTTGAGGTCACTCCTTATGTGTCTATTTACGGAAGAAAGGTAGTCGGTACTAACGACAAGATAGAGCTCTCTGAGCGAATGGCTTCTATTCCACAAATGTACATTACTCCGATCTTGCGCATTATTCAAATTGGACACCACAACACTGGAAAAACCATTACGTCCCTTCGTTCCCTTTGTGAGGAGGAAATTGACTTTAACGACGTTTCTGACGACTTAGTCATCGAGCTGTTGGATTATCTTGAGATGATTCAAAAGGACAAAGCGAAGGCTGAGCAAGTTAGACAGGAGCTTGAAGTAAAAGCAAAGTTCTATGGTTTTGAAGCATACG ACAATAAACTTGGAACAATCCCCAAAACTCGGAACATGCCGCCTCCATTACAACATCGTATGCGCTCCGACTCGCCATCTCCATCGGCTTCGCGTACCGGCAACCAATCATCTGATTCGGATTCTGCATCGGATGATTCATCGGATGATGAGCCAAGCCGTAGCAACAGTAATGTAGCTGGTCCTCGCCGTGCCCTCGAGTTGAGTGGAAACTCATCCAGTGCGTCTACTCCAGCAGGGCCCAGCAAAGCTCAGCCTGCAGTTGTCCGTCCGTCGTCAAAATCGGTGGCTTCAAAGCCGGCATACACAAAGCGGACGTTGTCAGAAAGCTCGAGTTCGTCGGACAGCAACGGTTCATCGTCGGACTCGTCTGATTCGGATTCTGAGCCAA aaccacAGGCCAAGAAACCTGAGCCGCCACAAaagaaagttgcaaaaaaaccaGCTCcacagcaaaaaaagaaagcccCACTTTCAATTTTGGATGAACTTCTTCCGGACACACCCGAGAAAAAACCAGTGATGGCCTCTGTCCCAACTACTAGTGGATCTGCACGGCAACTTCCACCAGACTCATATCAAAAGCCATCTCAAATTTCGGAAGCCGAGTTGAAAGCTCAAAAGGAACAGGAGCACAATGCTGCTTTGCAACGAAGGGAAGAG GCTCGTCGTCTCCGAGCTCTTGAAGACCAACAGCAAGTCTTGAATCAACACGAAGTTATGCATGAATTCGAAAGTCAGTACGgcgatttttcatattaa
- the bet-2 gene encoding Bromo domain-containing protein (Confirmed by transcript evidence) gives MSDYSAKPSGSLARIGDYDLSSDDSDQNDEDETLIASKTIQTGAVQVNDIAVAEASPAETDAKSSASPVSGPEPPTSAVVENRDLDEFKKESGSNDDKQEEINEDKDSNEETVFQQTESGSADVVDKTDVKQKDSDSSADDDHSHSKSGSVHSPQKPQGSTTPCSVQSPASPVGDEQAVKMEEVEEPIVASEEVPDKKPESVKESTDSESSGSEHGFEKMDTAEKVEDECNDDEVAASNGTEEPEPGDKAADTVNPWETPRQEPVDGVVQPRTEPPAGKPTRHTNCLDFVLFTVVKDALKHKHSWPFQLPVDAIKLEIPEYHNIVNTPMDLRTIEKRLRNLYYWCAEDAIKDLNTLFDNCKKFNDRNDDIYIMCENIEGVVQRGLEWMPSEEKPADLADHHRRGMFSASTPSGKTKGPKQRGRKSTRGRKKTSLPRGASTFKDESVDDNNDDESSKVDSINFDDDDDTATEKDAESRAESVQPEVVNEEPKPSTSQPPSKKRKAENGEPAVAVKIATPATPVAAHPQEETPRRKNPNTLIEWKHLVPRWQGKIPEWQKFCSKLLNEIHSVKNKGFAQVFYLPVDPIKLKIYDYLEVITNPMDLQTIKKKLDFKQYAEPEEFVHDINLMVDNCCKYNPKGSPAHSNALELRSFFEQRWKLFPRPGVDPIIADSYINQNLVVNTDLIEDERINSYLSAVKAEEKKCAEKLEQLRSMSEGLYTIAMQRREAKLAGNTAPALAQNQLSQLEGLGISIKSTPMMIPELISPALSVRSSSRAPVPKIIDDIGPSPIKARKISKPRASMASNVSVPYTPTGNPRGRKPKKSGRPKKNIYSPATVSERISQQPPFEVTPYVSIYGRKVVGTNDKIELSERMASIPQMYITPILRIIQIGHHNTGKTITSLRSLCEEEIDFNDVSDDLVIELLDYLEMIQKDKAKAEQVRQELEVKAKFYGFEAYDNKLGTIPKTRNMPPPLQHRMRSDSPSPSASRTGNQSSDSDSASDDSSDDEPSRSNSNVAGPRRALELSGNSSSASTPAGPSKAQPAVVRPSSKSVASKPAYTKRTLSESSSSSDSNGSSSDSSDSDSEPS, from the exons atgtcaGACTACAGTGCAAAGCCGTCGGGCAGTTTGGCGCGCATTGGGGACTACGACCTTAGCTCAGATGATTCCGATCAGAATGACGAGGACGAAACTCTGATAGCttcaaaaacaatacaaaCGGGCGCTGTTCAGGTGAACGATATTGCTGTTGCCGAGGCATCTCCAGCAGAAACTGATGCAAAGTCGAGTGCAAGTCCGGTTTCGGGTCCGGAGCCACCAACATCAGCAGTCGTTGAAAACAGAGATCTtgatgaatttaaaaaagaatcgGGTAGCAACGATGACAAGCAAGAGGAAATTAATGAGGACAAGGATTCCAATGAAGAAACAGTTTTCCAACAAACAGAAAGTGGATCTGCAGACGTTGTTGATAAAACAGACGTGAAGCAAAAAGACTCTGATTCCTCTGCAGATGATGATCACTCTCATAGCAAAAGCGGCAGTGTTCACAGTCCACAGAAACCACAAGGTTCCACCACGCCGTGCAGTGTTCAGAGCCCAGCTAGTCCAGTAGGCGATGAGCAAGCTGTTAAGATGGAAGAGGTCGAAGAGCCAATTGTCGCATCAGAAGAAGTTCCTGACAAGAAACCAGAATCCGTCAAAGAATCCACAGATTCAGAGTCAAGTGGAAGTGAGCAtggttttgagaaaatggaTACTGCTGAAAAGGTAGAAGATGAATGTAACGACGATGAAGTGGCAGCTTCCAATGGCACAGAAGAACCGGAACCAGGCGACAAAGCTGCAGATACTGTGAATCCGTGGGAAACGCCTAGACAG GAACCTGTCGATGGTGTCGTCCAACCACGCACTGAACCACCTGCGGGTAAACCAACTCGTCACACCAACTGCCTTGATTTTGTGCTTTTCACCGTTGTGAAAGATGCTTTGAAGCACAAGCACTCGTGGCCTTTTCAGTTGCCGGTTGATGCTatcaaattggaaattccTGAATATCACAATATTGTCAACACTCCCATGGACCTGCGAACCATCGAGAAACGGCTccgtaatttatattattgGTGTGCTGAGGATGCAATAAAA GATCTGAATACATTGTTTGATAACTGCAAAAAGTTCAACGACCGCAACGACGACATTTATATTATGTGCGAGAACATCGAGGGTGTCGTTCAGAGAGGGTTGGAGTGGATGCCATCGGAG gaaaaaccGGCTGATCTCGCTGATCATCATCGTCGGGGAATGTTTTCTGCATCGACACCTAGTGGCAAGACAAAGGGACCAAAGCAGCGTGGAAGAAAAAGCACCCGTGGCCGGAAGAAGACCTCACTTCCTCGTGGAGCCTCTACTTTCAAGGATGAGTCCGTGGACGATAATAATGACGATGAGTCATCCAAAGTGGATTCTATCAATTTTGACGACGACGATGATACTGCCACTGAAAAAGATGCCGAGAGTCGTGCAGAATCTGTTCAACCAGAGGTCGTTAATGAAGAGCCAAAGCCTTCCACTTCTCAACCACCATCAAAAAAGCGCAAAGCTGAAAATGGTGAACCAGCAGTTGCTGTGAAAATTGCTACTCCAGCGACCCCAGTGGCTGCACATCCTCAAGAAGAAACACCTCGACGCAAAAATCCGAACACTTTGATTGAATGGAAACATCTTGTTCCTCGCTGGCAAGGTAAAATTCCTGAATGGCAAAAGTTTTGCTCAAAGCTTCTAAACGAAATTCACAGTGTTAAAAACAAAGGTTTTGCTCAAGTTTTCTACTTGCCTGTTGACCCCATCAAGCTGAAAATCTACGATTACTTGGAAGTCATCACTAACCCAATGGACTTGCaaacaattaaaaagaaaCTTGATTTTAAGCAATATGCTGAGCCAGAAGAATTTGTTCATGACATCAACCTA aTGGTTGACAATTGTTGCAAATACAACCCAAAAGGCTCACCAGCTCATTCCAACGCTTTGGAACTCAGGTCCTTTTTTGAACAACGATGGAAGTTGTTTCCTCGTCCAGGTGTCGATCCAATCATTGCCGACTCGTACATCAATCAAAATCTAGTCGTAAACACTGATCTTATTGAGGACGAGCGTATCAACAGTTATTTGAGTGCCGTCAAAGCTGAGGAGAAAAAGTGTGCTGAAAAGTTGGAACAACTTCGTAGCATGAGTGAAGGTCTTTACACCATTGCCATGCAGCGTCGTGAAGCCAAATTAGCTGGAAATACAGCTCCGGCTCTAGCTCAAAATCAGTTATCACAATTGGAAGGTCTTGGAATCAGCATCAAGTCGACACCAATGATGATTCCTGAGCTGATTTCACCAGCTCTGTCTGTGCGATCTTCTAGTCGAGCTCCTGTTCCCAAGATCATTGATGACATCGGACCATCGCCAATCAAAGCAAGAAAAAT ATCGAAACCTCGTGCTTCTATGGCTTCGAACGTATCTGTGCCCTACACTCCTACAGGTAACCCTCGCGGAAGGAAACCAAAGAAGTCGGGTCGTCCAAAGAAGAATATTTACTCGCCGGCGACTGTTTCAGAAAGAATATCACAACAACCGCCGTTTGAGGTCACTCCTTATGTGTCTATTTACGGAAGAAAGGTAGTCGGTACTAACGACAAGATAGAGCTCTCTGAGCGAATGGCTTCTATTCCACAAATGTACATTACTCCGATCTTGCGCATTATTCAAATTGGACACCACAACACTGGAAAAACCATTACGTCCCTTCGTTCCCTTTGTGAGGAGGAAATTGACTTTAACGACGTTTCTGACGACTTAGTCATCGAGCTGTTGGATTATCTTGAGATGATTCAAAAGGACAAAGCGAAGGCTGAGCAAGTTAGACAGGAGCTTGAAGTAAAAGCAAAGTTCTATGGTTTTGAAGCATACG ACAATAAACTTGGAACAATCCCCAAAACTCGGAACATGCCGCCTCCATTACAACATCGTATGCGCTCCGACTCGCCATCTCCATCGGCTTCGCGTACCGGCAACCAATCATCTGATTCGGATTCTGCATCGGATGATTCATCGGATGATGAGCCAAGCCGTAGCAACAGTAATGTAGCTGGTCCTCGCCGTGCCCTCGAGTTGAGTGGAAACTCATCCAGTGCGTCTACTCCAGCAGGGCCCAGCAAAGCTCAGCCTGCAGTTGTCCGTCCGTCGTCAAAATCGGTGGCTTCAAAGCCGGCATACACAAAGCGGACGTTGTCAGAAAGCTCGAGTTCGTCGGACAGCAACGGTTCATCGTCGGACTCGTCTGATTCGGATTCTGAGCCAAGTTAG